A DNA window from Salvelinus namaycush isolate Seneca chromosome 30, SaNama_1.0, whole genome shotgun sequence contains the following coding sequences:
- the LOC120024936 gene encoding methenyltetrahydrofolate synthase domain-containing protein-like → MEAVITINPGATKWDIREKVWDYIEAKNLANFPRPVHNRIPNFKGAHTACAKVSELQVFSETDEVKVDPDKPLEGARLAVLQARKTLLVPTPRLRTGLFNKIVPPEGASKEELRVCSTSQGVKEFSVPVGLDSKVQVDLLVVGSVAVSEKGYRIGKGEGFADMEYAMMLCMGAVTESTVVVTIVHDCQVVDIPEDLIESHDITVDYILTPTRVIKTDCQRPKPQGIIWTKLNAEMLEKIPVLKKLRALEEEQGKDVTLGTHPPQHPRERARREPRRDREPRSEGDRPRREPRRRPRRNTQEDSERDPNGESREETEQKPRRRPPRVRREGDREGGRDGDGEGGQEGGREGGRRVRGFRNGGFREGGRDGSRGRGRGGREGARGRGREGDRDGVRQEGREEGGEPRERRPPLTVTTVYLGGIPAGLRVSELKTALREREAAPIRLTWQGAQHRAFLDYLDPQAADQALAALEGLSLNGHDLQAELAKSQRGGRRPGPSNRRPRPNTGPKNTARESRESTSEAEADSPKQELNHSE, encoded by the exons GGTGCCCACACTGCCTGCGCCAAGGTGTCGGAGCTGCAGGTATTCAGTGAGACTGACGAGGTGAAGGTGGACCCTGACAAGCCGCTGGAGGGGGCGAGGCTGGCCGTGCTGCAG GCGAGGAAAACCCTGCTGGTGCCGACCCCTCGCCTTCGCACAGGACTCTTCAATAAGATTGTCCCGCCTGAGGGAGCAAGCAAAGAAGAActgagagtgtgttccacctcaCAG GGAGTGAAGGAGTTCAGTGTCCCTGTGGGTCTGGATTCCAAGGTTCAGGTGGATCTTCTGGTGGTTGGCTCTGTGGCCGTGTCTGAGAAAG GTTACCGGATAGGTAAAGGAGAGGGCTTTGCTGACATGGAGTATGCCATGATGCTCTGCATGGGGGCTGTGACGGAATCCACTGTGGTGGTTACCATCGTCCATGACTGCCAG GTTGTTGACATCCCAGAGGATCTGATTGAGAGCCATGACATCACTGTGGACTACATCCTCACCCCGACCAGAGTCATCAAGACAGACTGTCAACGCCCCAAGCCCCAGGGCATCATCTGGACTAAG CTGAACGCTGAGATGCTGGAGAAGATCCCTGTGCTGAAGAAGCTCCGGGCCTTGGAGGAGGAGCAAGGGAAGGACGTGACCCTGGGGACCCACCCTCCCCAGCATCCCAGGGAACGGGCCAGGAGGGAGCCCCGGAGGGACAGGGAGCCCAGGTCAGAGGGTGATAGACCCCGGCGTGAGCCCAGGCGCAGGCCTAGACGGAACACCCAAGAGGACTCTGAGAGGGACCCCAACGGGGAGTCCAGGGAGGAGACTGAGCAGAAACCCAGACGACGCCCACCAAgagtgaggagggagggggacagagaggggggtaGGGATGGTGACGGGGAGGGAGGccaggagggaggcagagaggggggtAGGAGGGTCAGGGGATTCCGCAATGGGGGCTTCCGTGAGGGGGGCAGAGATGGAAGCagggggagaggcagaggaggcCGTGAGGGGGccagggggaggggaagagagggggacagggatgGGGTCAGGCaagagggcagggaggaaggtggtGAGCCCCGTGAGCGCAGGCCCCCCCTGACCGTGACCACAGTGTACCTGGGGGGCATCCCTGCCGGGCTGCGTGTCAGCGAGCTGAAGACTGCTCTCCGGGAGAGGGAGGCAGCCCCCATCCGTCTCACATGGCAGGGTGCTCAGCACCGGGCCTTCCTGGACTACTTAGACCCCCAGGCTGCAGACCAGGCCCTGGCCGCCCTGGAGGGGCTCTCCCTGAACGGCCACGACCTGCAGGCTGAGCTGGCCAAGAGCCAGAGGGGAGGCAGGAGGCCAGGTCCAAGCAACCGGAGGCCCAGACCAAATACAGGTCCCAAAAATACAGctagagaaagtagagagagtACGAGTGAAGCAGAGGCAGATTCCCCCAAGCAGGAGCTCAACCATAGCGAGTAA
- the LOC120025293 gene encoding forkhead box protein F1 yields MTAEVQQPPAQTPAQSSPMSAPEKPHGQTTVMETASSTTKTKKTNAGIRRPEKPPYSYIALIVMAIQSSPTKRLTLSEIYQFLQSRFPFFRGSYQGWKNSVRHNLSLNECFIKLPKGLGRPGKGHYWTIDPASEFMFEEGSFRRRPRGFRRKCQALKPMYSMMNGLGFNHLPESYNFQGSGGGLSCPPNGLSLDSGIGMMNGHLAGNMEGMGLAGHSMSHLSANSGHSYMGSCTGSTGGEYPHHDNSGSPLLTSGGVMEPHPVYSSSAWAQAPSSSLNNGGSYIKQQPLSPCNPGANPLQPSLPTHSLDQYNLHQNGHSNTDLQGIPRYHSQSPSMCDRKEFVFSFNAMTSSTMHSPSSSSYYHHQQVAYQDIKPCVM; encoded by the exons ATGACGGCAGAGGTCCAGCAGCCCCCAGCGCAGACTCCTGCCCAGAGCAGCCCGATGTCTGCCCCGGAGAAGCCCCACGGACAGACCACTGTGATGGAGACCGCCTCCTCCACCACCAAAACCAAAAAGACCAACGCGGGGATCCGCCGCCCAGAGAAACCCCCCTACTCTTACATTGCGCTGATAGTCATGGCTATCCAGAGCTCTCCCACCAAACGCCTGACGCTCAGTGAAATTTATCAGTTCCTACAGAGCCGCTTCCCGTTTTTCAGAGGCTCTTACCAAGGATGGAAGAATTCCGTGCGTCACAACTTGTCCCTGAATGAGTGCTTCATAAAGCTGCCCAAGGGGCTCGGACGGCCCGGGAAGGGCCACTACTGGACTATCGACCCAGCCAGTGAGTTCATGTTCGAGGAAGGATCCTTCCGCAGGAGGCCGCGGGGCTTCAGGCGTAAATGCCAGGCGTTGAAGCCCATGTACAGCATGATGAACGGCCTGGGATTCAACCACCTCCCCGAGTCCTATAACTTCCAGGGGAGCGGCGGGGGCCTGTCCTGTCCGCCCAACGGCTTGTCTCTGGACAGCGGGATTGGGATGATGAATGGACACTTGGCAGGCAACATGGAGGGGATGGGTCTGGCCGGGCACTCCATGTCCCACTTGTCAGCCAACAGTGGACATTCCTACATGGGGAGCTGCACAGGATCCACGGGGGGCGAGTACCCCCACCACGACAATTCAGGCTCGCCCCTCCTCACCAGCGGGGGAGTGATGGAGCCGCATCCCGTCTACTCAAGCTCGGCCTGGGCTCAAGCGCCTTCATCCTCTCTGAATAACGGAGGTTCTTACATCAAGCAGCAGCCACTGTCTCCCTGCAACCCCGGGGCGAACCCGCTGCAGCCCAGTTTACCCACGCACTCTCTAGACCAGTATAATCTTCATCAAAACGGACACAGTAACACGGATTTGCAAG GTATTCCACGGTACCATTCTCAGTCTCCCAGTATGTGTGACCGGAAGGAGTTCGTCTTCTCCTTCAACGCGATGACGTCTTCAACGATGCATTCGCCCAGCAGCAGTTCCTACTATCACCACCAACAGGTTGCCTACCAGGACATCAAGCCCTGCGTCATGTGA